The genomic interval TGAAATGGTACATTCATTAATTCTTTCACTCTGTGAATTTTATTCTGacttcttaatttttttgtaacagaGCCATTTTACGAtgattgatatgaaaaaatgtatgagCACTACTGAAAAaccatcattttttaaatttcaacaaACTGATCAACTTATTGATTCCAAGATTGTTGAGGACCAagtaaatgaaacaaatataatcCAAGAGAATGCAGATGTTATTAATACCgatgaaaaaatggaaattaaccAAATAACTGAAAGAAGAGTTTCACAGAACAGTGAAATGAATGTTAATGAACCACAGGAAAATACTCCAGTTCAAACTGATAATGATGAAGTAAACTACATTTGTTTATGTATTAAGAAATCACATTGTATTGTAAGATAATAGAaactttcattaattaacaGATCAGGTTATCaaaatgattaatatttcataggaataatttgattctattgaatatattttaactaTATCATTCAATTTCAAGATTCACAATCCAATCCAGCACTCAAGGAATATATAagtaaaatatttcagtttcaataaaataaaaacctcTCGCAGTTTTCCATTTATTGGCAGTCTGATTTTTTAGGAACAAAACATGGACCAAGAAAATGAAGAGCAGGATGAAACAGCAGAACCGAAAGAAAGAGGTCGACCAAGAGGTTCTAAACGTAAACGTGACGTTATTTCAGATTTGCAAACATGGGGATGGTACAGTAGAAGAAAACTATCGAAGAAAGCAAAAGAAAAAGATTTTACAGTAGAAGATGCGTTAGAACGAATTATACCCAAAGATTTATTACCTTACCGAATAGATTccgaaaaaattaacaattttgaaGATTCCATGAACACGATGGATCTCTATCATATGTATATAGACAATTACAATGTAAATACTTATTTATCTCCGATTCATTCTCCGAAATCCGTAAATTACGAACAATATTTCGGAACCGATAAGGAAAATGATGATGTTCAACATTTTTGGACGAAATCCCGCGATTATTACGATGTAATAGTATTATTGAAAGATTTAGTATTCAGTTTATCCAAATTGTGGCATTATAAATGGCCTAAAGAGCTGGTACCTCTTTACGTTAAAGCTTACAATATGTTTCGGGAACATTGTGATCCTCCCCAAGTTTTTTGCGGCGGACATACTTTCGGGGAAATGCGTAATGATGCGTTGGCTTCCATTTTGTTTGGAGAATTATCTCTGTTTAGCTGTGATGATAGAGAATCGGTGCCTCCTACTTTACTTGGTTATTTGAGACTTATAAGTGGTTGGCAAGATGAATGGAAAGAAGAATATCCATCGTTTTTCATTAGAGTTTATTGGTTGCAATCTCATTTATTTCGGAAAGAGAACAACAACGATTTAGCGATTACGGCGCTCCAATTGATACAAGAAGTTATTgaaggagaagaaaaaaacaaaacaagtgAAAAGTACATGTTGAGTTTaccaaattgtttcaaatatggTCTCGTAAATACCGAAATAGTCGAAAAgattttcaaacatttaaatatgataaattccTTAACCGCAgtcgaaaatttatttaatgctGAAAAATATTCGCAAGTCGCTGAAATTCTAAAAGAAACTTTTAATGGCGGTCCTTGTCCGCAAGTAGGTAGAATGGGAAGACCTGCACAATTAGGTCTTTTGATGCATTCTCTTTGGTTTACTGACATGGGACAATGCTTTGTCTGGACCGAAGAATGTTTATATGAAGCCTTTGAACAACATTTGAAATTCACCAAAGATCaggaaaaatgggaaaaaatagTGGAGAAATGTTTAGCCATACtatatgaaattatcaaaagGGATACGGTTTGCGTCATTGATCTGTTAACAGAGGATAAGAGATCGAGAATCGTTCAGACTTTATCGAAGATTGTTTCTAAGCAGATGAGCGTAGAAGGTGGAAATATCAGTTACGGTTGTATTACCCCTTGGATTTTGCTACATTATGTGTTGCTCAGGTAAATCACATcagttgtttatttatttatttttttacgacaATTTGTATTTCAGAGAAGAACAGAGAGCATATGCCAAAAAGAGAATTAGCAGaggtaaaaaagaaaaattcgatATAAACGCCAATCAAGAAGAAATTACGGATAATAATTTACCACCGTCCATTGCTATTTTATTTTCGGCGCATGAATTTTTAGgtaattatatttgtatctctgatacaatttttaatgatagaattttatttggttttaatttttaggTCCTAAAGGTTGGTGCATGACAAATCAAGGAGAAATACTCCATTTTATTATCGATACAATACTCGATAAACTTGACGCACCGATATtcgaaaaaatgagaaataaaattgacatacATATAGAACAGGCGATGTTTTGTCTATATCAACATCCTAGTAAAAAGAATAAGGTAATTTgaattattgtcatttttttttcaagttttataaaattttgaaaacgttTTAGGTATCTCGACATTTAGCAGATCATAATGTAGATCCTTTGCCATTGTCTTGGGAACGTGCAACACAATTATTCGAATTTTATGGCCCGGATCAACTACCCGAATTCAACTCTTACAAAAATGCGTCTATTTCCGCCGATCTCGAACAACTATTCAAACGAATAATAGCGCTAGTACCACCTAATAATGCCGTTCAACAACACCTACCGAAAATTATGGATTTCATCCATGGGAAAACTGATAAAATATTAGATCCAGTAGATTTCCCTCGAAAGGTCAAACCCATATATTTCCTAATTggagatttttattttaaacaaagaGAATTTAATAAatgcataaaatattttcaaatggatTTGTGTATAAATCCTTCACGTTTAGATTCATGGGCGTGCTTAGGATTAAGTTATGCAGCTCAGTTAGATACAAAATTGAATCATTGCGAAAAATTTAAAAGCGAAATGGAGTTTTTGGATAAAGCAAAATACGCtagtatttgttttaaaaaagcTTTGGAAATATGCCCCGATCCGCTTATGTTGTGGATTGAATGTGGCACTTTTCAATATACCGTCCACGCTTATTGTTCGagagttttgaaatatgaatcTGAAAATTTGAGTATGGAACGGTGAGttcttaaatatataatgtaatatattatttaattaatactgAATTTTTTCTAGATTCGAATTTCTCGaaagtcaaaaaaatagttatttggaCAGTTCCGGTAGTAGTTTTGAGAAAGCAATCGCCATATACGAAATGGAAGAAACGAACGAGGCAGACGAAAGGTGGTTACAATATTACATTCTCGGAAAAATCGccgaaaagaaacaaaaagaaccTACCGAGTACCTACAATATTATCTTACAGTAAGTGAAATTTGTCGGAATAAATTTTAGATtccaaaagtttattttgtatatattttaggCTGCTACattattagatgaaaataaAGCGGAATATcccgaaaaaataaattacagcaATCCTCAACATTTGTCGGTAGAAGCTTTAGAATTGCATTATCGAATCAATGCAtcagtattaaaatatttggaactTCACGAAggtaaaaatattccaaatactCTCGgagcatttttcaaaaaatgtctaGCGACGTcgaaatatttaagaaaaccTCCGCCGCCGCCACCGCCTCCAACTCTACCTGTATCCGTACCAGAACAGGAACCGTGCGAACTACTGACTGTATCAACTTCTTCTACTAGTTTTCaggaacaatttttaaattcctTGGGTAAGTTAGGTGCAGCCCAATCAGAAAAGAAAGACgatgagaaaattgaaaaagaacaACCGGATAAGGAGCTGGAATCAGTAAAAAATGTTGACAagaaaatttcggaaaattcCAGTAACAAATTGGAGATggataacaaagaaaaaatagataCAAAAATGGAAACGGCCGATGAAGACGACGTAATAATGATAATATCGGATTCGGAAGAAGAAGtcaaagtaaaagaaaaaatagaattaacaAATAGAGATGAAGCAGTAGAACATGGAActattgaatataaaaagaaCGCAGATgtggatattgaaaaaataaaacagtcaATTGAATCGAACGAAATAAATATAGTAGATGAAATCGATAAcgacaaatataatataaaagaagaCGATATGAAAAAAGATCCACCAACGAAAACGTCAggtattttattctttttatttaaactatttaagTGATATATGAAATATTAGATGTTGTAGATACGAAATTCGGCGAAGTGACAGATGTTCAGAAGGTGTTGGATGAAATGATGTTGCAAACGATGAAAGAAACCGAAGAAAACGGCAACGAAATGGATTCGGACGTGAGCGGTACGGAAAAGGTAGAAGAAGTCACATTGAAAGAGGAAGAGGATAACGATGTGGAAATCGTGGAAATTAAAAACGAATCGACGGAAAATGTAATAGAATGTTCACAAAATCGAGCGGAACCGATAGAAG from Diorhabda sublineata isolate icDioSubl1.1 chromosome 8, icDioSubl1.1, whole genome shotgun sequence carries:
- the LOC130447776 gene encoding calcineurin-binding protein cabin-1-like isoform X5 — translated: MLKIKALNRESLSDEDTPVIRREAQEEIVLELYNKALHLQSEGVYTEAESILSKLIDENIPLLENNGGLPKSMSNLKYSCHINMGNIYLKLDRVNDALEKYLFASQLDGTDVTLWYKIGNLSLAQDKFRQSAYAFAKGLECSETHWPCLDKLISVLFAIKDTIACLEYIGKALMKDADYVRGLVLRKQIYRNNPATEEYYKLYNPDSIWEPPLDTPVDDEDEKSFLEEAQVLCDRVIEVENSFAPKPLQTIPLPKPLKEFTWMCLTETIIYIHQYLADNEMSHFTMIDMKKCMSTTEKPSFFKFQQTDQLIDSKIVEDQVNETNIIQENADVINTDEKMEINQITERRVSQNSEMNVNEPQENTPVQTDNDEEQNMDQENEEQDETAEPKERGRPRGSKRKRDVISDLQTWGWYSRRKLSKKAKEKDFTVEDALERIIPKDLLPYRIDSEKINNFEDSMNTMDLYHMYIDNYNVNTYLSPIHSPKSVNYEQYFGTDKENDDVQHFWTKSRDYYDVIVLLKDLVFSLSKLWHYKWPKELVPLYVKAYNMFREHCDPPQVFCGGHTFGEMRNDALASILFGELSLFSCDDRESVPPTLLGYLRLISGWQDEWKEEYPSFFIRVYWLQSHLFRKENNNDLAITALQLIQEVIEGEEKNKTSEKYMLSLPNCFKYGLVNTEIVEKIFKHLNMINSLTAVENLFNAEKYSQVAEILKETFNGGPCPQVGRMGRPAQLGLLMHSLWFTDMGQCFVWTEECLYEAFEQHLKFTKDQEKWEKIVEKCLAILYEIIKRDTVCVIDLLTEDKRSRIVQTLSKIVSKQMSVEGGNISYGCITPWILLHYVLLREEQRAYAKKRISRGKKEKFDINANQEEITDNNLPPSIAILFSAHEFLGPKGWCMTNQGEILHFIIDTILDKLDAPIFEKMRNKIDIHIEQAMFCLYQHPSKKNKVSRHLADHNVDPLPLSWERATQLFEFYGPDQLPEFNSYKNASISADLEQLFKRIIALVPPNNAVQQHLPKIMDFIHGKTDKILDPVDFPRKVKPIYFLIGDFYFKQREFNKCIKYFQMDLCINPSRLDSWACLGLSYAAQLDTKLNHCEKFKSEMEFLDKAKYASICFKKALEICPDPLMLWIECGTFQYTVHAYCSRVLKYESENLSMERFEFLESQKNSYLDSSGSSFEKAIAIYEMEETNEADERWLQYYILGKIAEKKQKEPTEYLQYYLTAATLLDENKAEYPEKINYSNPQHLSVEALELHYRINASVLKYLELHEGKNIPNTLGAFFKKCLATSKYLRKPPPPPPPPTLPVSVPEQEPCELLTVSTSSTSFQEQFLNSLGKLGAAQSEKKDDEKIEKEQPDKELESVKNVDKKISENSSNKLEMDNKEKIDTKMETADEDDVIMIISDSEEEVKVKEKIELTNRDEAVEHGTIEYKKNADVDIEKIKQSIESNEINIVDEIDNDKYNIKEDDMKKDPPTKTSDVVDTKFGEVTDVQKVLDEMMLQTMKETEENGNEMDSDVSGTEKVEEVTLKEEEDNDVEIVEIKNESTENVIECSQNRAEPIEVKLDIDNKAKKINVVVDGDADNRRISLVDSSSGSSSSSSSSDSSESDTDDDDDDSSSSSSSSSSDGSNEFMSNSEISHLIDKCVCGLETCIIRLTQNYKALYRLAHLYFYYKAKKDVNKCKQLLLSDYKCKDGTVVNGLFNDRKPNNFFNGIWRIPSTEIDRPGSLSAHMSRCLSLLMQILRNTNDNKTLIDLCVQLRRIPEPDKIYIKDTERMAFSEQAMTMCIQSLRSQIKYVSDMTNPQIAKLLQEIFKIHQRLSKHAPSKEIPFANLLVEVYKKFIKEKIPENVNVLDLAIKFCSQNKSAEKHRLQSVSSKSPMFVPRGPAVSSNAPVMPSPQTVTLPQSTLLKRPGVSRPRGRPPLQKTPGQPRYQRSKSVSSAGLNKTYAWQKSLIDQSYAYEYLKHYQDELIKQYSQNLSISQLTQLSHILTQGQINNPLTANAITSQMLAQTGLLNSNLLKQINSVGNVNTPSTSMQLMDTLNQLNPNMKKKLGVDHALSSLTSDQLKVLGTMVPQQSGAQHKQSTSSIASSSKSIKQSSSPRTNLPITSKQSTMVDPSKIKQTSINQSSPTKSISNQQIFKEPVINAAAHSPEEKTAKDLMKDRPNISIIPVAVPLPLPPPSISPSFMRQNSTSPSSGGKTLQEKLAEKKKEQQTKQLKSNGEGGKRQTEALMKSLNIPSLPSSLTVSPAQSSTSPSLLKQQETAQGTVFNFSKTPPLVNAKFPLDISMQQSGPLKSIKEPSLPTSLIVSRTPTPLGTPSFSSDSGVSISQGDHSKTQQAPRKPYIWNPSF